In Treponema primitia ZAS-1, the genomic stretch TTCGACCGTATCCGCGCCGGGATAATCCAGAGTTCTATCATCTCCGGCGCCTTTAGCATAATCATGGGGATCACCTTTTTCCTTACCGGCCGCCAGCTGTCGGCGATCTTTATCGGTTCGGATCCTAACGCAGTCGCCCTGTCCTACACCTATCTTCGAATAAACGGCGCCTGTTATATTTTGTTATCCTTTCTGTTTATTTTCCGGCAGACCCTTCAGGGGCTGGGCAACAGCCTTATCCCCACGGTGGCGGGAATTATGGAACTGGTGATGCGTACCCTGGCAGCGATTCTCCTGCCGGCCTTTTTCAGTTTTGTCGGGCTCTGCTTCGCCGGCCCCCTGGCGTGGCTGGGCGCCTGTGTGCCCCTGACCATAGCGCTCGCCCTGACCATGAAAAAGCTTCTGAGGAAATCCATGGCGGAACGGAAACAGCTTAGCTACCATCGCATTAACTAGATTTTATTCAAATTCCTTTGCCAGGGCGCTGTGCATCACCTCTGTGGGGGCATCCTGGCCGGTCCAGAGCTTAAAACCAATGGCGCCCTGTTCCACCAGCATGCTCAGGCCGTCATAGGTCATGGCTCCCCGCTCTTTTGCCTTTTTCAAAAATTCAGTTTTGGCAGGGTTGGGGATAATATCCTGTACAATCATAGCCGGGGTGATGTCTTCATAGAAGATATCCGGGAATCCCGGGTCCGGGAAAAGGCCTATGGACGTGGCGTTGATCAGGATGTCACAGGGGGGGATATGGGCGGTACCCTTCCATTCGGCGGTCTTAACTTCGCAGGGGGTGTTCTTTTTTACCACCGCGGCGATCTCATCGGCCTTATGCAGGGTACGATTAAGGATCAGCAGTTTACCGGCTCCCGCCAAGGCGCACTCCACGCAGATTGCCCGGGAGGCGCCGCCGGCTCCGAGCACGACAATGGATTTGCCCCGGAGTTCAAGTCCCTGTTTCTGCATACCCTGGACAAATCCTGCGCCATCAGTATTTTCTCCAAATAATTTGCCATCCCGGTTGATAATAGTATTGATGGCTCCTATTAATTCCGCTTTTTTGCTCAGCCCATCTACGTATTTCAGGGCTTCTACCTTGTGGGGTATGGTCAGGTTGACCCCCGCAAAATTCAGCGCCCGGAGGGCCTCAAAGGCGGCGTCCAGATTTTCGGGTTTTACCAGCATGGTAATATAGCGCCAATTAAGGTTCTTGGCCTTGAAAGCCGCCTCTTCCATCACGATAGTAGGATTTTCATCTACCGGACATCCAAATACTCCCACAAGTTCGGAACGATAACTCTTTGCCATGGTTCTTATACCTCTTTTATAAATCACAGTATAACTATTCTTGATGGTTTGTGCTAGACTCAGCGGGCTGTCCTTGCCCGGATCAGCATCACATCTCCGGCGGTAAAAAATTTTGCTGCCCTGTCGGCTATGCGCTTTAGCGGCGCCGGAGCAAGCCCCGCTGCAAGTCCCCCCCAGGTGCATATCCGTTCTATCGTAAACCCATGCTGTGTTAAAAGCCGGGACAGGGTCTTTATTGAAAATAGGTAGAGGTGGTCAAAAATCGCCGAGCGCCAATGGCTCCGGAAGAGCCGAGCCTGGAAACCCGAGATGTTCGGGGTGGTAACGATACAATAGCCCCCCGGGGCAAGTA encodes the following:
- the aroE gene encoding shikimate dehydrogenase; this translates as MAKSYRSELVGVFGCPVDENPTIVMEEAAFKAKNLNWRYITMLVKPENLDAAFEALRALNFAGVNLTIPHKVEALKYVDGLSKKAELIGAINTIINRDGKLFGENTDGAGFVQGMQKQGLELRGKSIVVLGAGGASRAICVECALAGAGKLLILNRTLHKADEIAAVVKKNTPCEVKTAEWKGTAHIPPCDILINATSIGLFPDPGFPDIFYEDITPAMIVQDIIPNPAKTEFLKKAKERGAMTYDGLSMLVEQGAIGFKLWTGQDAPTEVMHSALAKEFE